The Halorhabdus sp. BNX81 genome includes a region encoding these proteins:
- a CDS encoding V-type ATP synthase subunit F, with amino-acid sequence MSKEIAVIGSADFTTGFRLAGIRTFATISDDPETEEVDEAVTTMLEDDDVGIIVMHDPDIDHLSRSVRERVETSVDPVLVTLGGGAGSGGLRDQIKRAVGIDLMEED; translated from the coding sequence ATGAGCAAAGAGATCGCAGTCATCGGGAGTGCGGATTTCACGACCGGCTTCCGGCTTGCCGGCATCCGGACGTTCGCCACCATCTCGGATGACCCCGAGACCGAAGAGGTCGACGAGGCGGTCACGACGATGCTCGAAGACGACGATGTCGGCATCATCGTGATGCACGATCCGGATATCGATCACCTCTCGCGGTCGGTCCGCGAGCGCGTCGAGACGAGCGTCGATCCGGTGTTGGTGACGCTCGGCGGCGGAGCGGGAAGCGGTGGATTGCGCGACCAGATCAAACGTGCGGTCGGTATCGACCTGATGGAGGAAGACTAA